The following nucleotide sequence is from Syntrophomonadaceae bacterium.
GATCTCAACCCGTTGTTGCTCCCCAACAGACAGCTGCCATATCTTAGCCTTTGGATCCAGCAGCATGCCATAAGTTTTTGATAAAGCAGCGATTTTTTGCTCGACAACCTGCGGCTGCCACCAAAATCCTTCTGTCTTGATCCCTAAAGTAATATTCTCGGTTACGGTAAGTGAAGACACCAGGCGAAAATGCTGGTGCACCATACCCACGCCGGCCTCCGCGGCATCCCGGGGCGTGCGCAGGCTGACCGGCTTGCCGTCAATTAATATTTCTCCCTCATCTGGCCAGTATAAACCAGTCAGGATATTCATTAAGGTGCTTTTGCCGGCGCCGTTTTCACCTAGCAAAGCGTGAATTTCGCCTCGCCGGGCCTGAAATTCGACTTGATCATTGGCCAGCACCCCAGGGAATCTTTTGGTAATTTTACGCATCAACAGTGATGTCTCAGATCCCATCCAACTGCCCCCTTGTCTATTGGGAGGGAGCAGCCGCTCCCCCCCAACACACTCCTGTCTCCTGCTTCCTGTCTCCTGCCTCCTGCTTCCTGCAGTGGCAGTCGCAAACTATTATCTGGCAGGCAATTTTCCCTCCTGCCTCATGCCTCCTGCTTCCTGCAGTGGCAGTCGCAAGCTATTATCTGGTAGGCAGTGAACCGACTACACCTTCGATCAGCCAGTTCATTCCCAGCAACTCCTCCTCGGTCATTCTTGTACCGGCCGGAACCCTGACAGCACCTGTCTGGTCTTTGATGGGTCCAGTAAAGGGGAAGAGTTTGCCATCAATTATTTCCTGCCTTTTTGCCAAGACTTTTTCTTGGACGTCTTTAGGCACCAGGGCATCGTTAAATGGTCCTAGGTCAACGATGTCCGGCATTGCCCACCGATGCCGGGTGCTCTCCCACTTGCCGTCCCGAATTGACTGCAGGATCTCCACATAAAAGGGACCCCAGTTCCACACCGGACCTGTCAAAGTGGCTTTTGGTGCCATATGTCTCATGTCTGAGTTGTTACCAGTGCCAAAAGCGCCTCTCTCCTGAGCTGCCTGCTGAGCAGACGGCGAATCCTGATGCTGTCCGATCACATCAGCGCCTGCATCTAACAAGGTAATCGCAGCTTCTCTCTCCTTGGCGGGATCAAACCAGGTATTTGTCCAGACCACCTGCACAGTAGCCTTGGGATTAACTGCGCGCGCCCCCAGGGTAAAGGCGTTGAGACCAAGGATAACCTCAGGAATCGGATGTGCTGCTACATAGCCCAGGCGGTTAGTCTTTGTCTTCAGGCCGGCAACCATGCCCGAAAGGTACCTGGCATCCTCGACTCTGCCAAAATAGGCTGACATATTAGGAGCGGTTTTAAACCCGGTAGCATGCATGAATTTAACATTAGGATACTGAGCAGCGAGATTCACCATAAAGTCCATGTAGCCGAAGCTGGTGCCAAATATAACTGTTGCACCTTTCTGGATCATTTCCCGTACTACCCGCTCAAAATCTGCCCCCGGCGGTACACTCTCAACATACATTGTCTCCACCCAAGGCAATTTGCTTTCAACATATTTACGGCCTTGGTTTTGGGCAAAAGTCCAACCGGCATCGCCGATCGAGCCGACGTAAACAAAACCAACCTTCATATCTGCGGGTGCGGGTGCGGGTGCCGGCGCAGGAGCCGGCGGCGGGGTTGGGGTTGCTGCAGGTTGCGCCCCGCAGCCAACGGTTGTGCCCACGAGCGCCAGAATCAAAAGCATTACTAAGGCCACTAGCTTTCCCTTGACTGTTTTTGACTTGACCATCTCAAATCCCCCTTTTGCTTTTTACCAGTTTAGTTCCTCTGTGATTCCTGTTTGCTACCGGCAGGTAACGCTCCCTTTTGGCAGCATTCACTGCATATTTAAGCGAATCACCTCCTTGTCAGGTCGAGGATGCCAGGATGTGCCAGGCCAAGGCGGGTCCAACGGCTCCGTATAATAGGCAGAGTTTGGTCTGGGAATAAACAACAGGCAACCATGCTCGCTTTGCTCAACTGCTCAGACCCAAATAGCCATACTCTGCCCCACTTCCTCTATTATAGCAAGATATTTGCCCATGCCTAGCCCAGGAGTAGATATAGAAAAAACCTAATCCCAACTGCTTTTGTTGCCCATGGCTGATATTTATTGTAACTACCAGCAATTACCTGGCTGGAAGCGATCCAATTACTCCTTCGACCAGCCAGTACATTCCCCGCATTTCATCGACAGTCATTATTGTTCCGGCAGGGACCCTGATTGCCCCAGCCTGGTCCTTGATAGGGCCGGCAAAAATATTGAACTTGCCGTCAATTATTTCCTGCCTTTTTGCCATTACTTTATCCTGTATTTCCTTAGGCACCAGGGCCTCATTAAACGGGCTCAAATCAACAATATCCGGCATCGGCCAGCGATATTGCTCAGGTTTCCAGGTGCCGTCCCGAATGTTTTCCATCATCTCCACATAAAAGGGGCCCCAATTCCAGACCGGACCTACTAAAGTGGCATTTGGCGCAAAACTTCTTAAGTCTGAATTGTCGCCGACACCAAAAACCCCCCTGTCCTGTGCAGCCTGCTGCGAGGCCGGAGAATCTTGATATTGACCGATAACATCTGCTCCCGCCTCAATCAGGCTTAAGGCCGCTTCTCTTTCTTTGGCAGGATCAAACCACGTGCCAGACCAAACCACCTGCACGGTAACCTTAGGATTGACCAGGCGGGCACCCAGGGTAAAGGCGTTAAGACCTATAATGGCTTCGCTAAAAGGATGCGCAGCCACAAAACCCAAGCGATTAGTCCTGGTCTTCAGGCCGGCAACCATGCCGGTGAGGAACCTGACGTCTTCTATTCTGCCAAAATAGGTTCCTAAATTGGGACCGGAGCCAAACCCGGCGCCTTGCATGAATATGACATTAGGATGTTGTGCAGCTATGCCGGGCATGAGGGCCGAATAGCCAAAGCTAGGGGCGAAAATGACTTTTACACCCTGTTGGACCATCTCCCGCACGACTCGCTCCAGGTCTGCCCCTGGGGGAACTCGCTCTACCTTTAAGGTTTCAACCCAGGGCAGCTTGCTCTCGAGATACTGACGACCTTGATCATGAGAGAAATTCCAGCCAAAGTCCGCAAGCGGACCAGGATATATAAATCCCACTTTTGTTACCGCAGGAGCCGGTGCAGGAGCCACTGGGGTAGGTTCAGGCTGCGGTTTCTGCATTACAACAATGGTCACCACTATTGCTACAACCAAAAATATTGCGAGCACTATCAGCCTTACATTGAGCAATTTAGAATTCACCATATTCTGTTCTCCTCTCCTTTGCCTTAAAGCAATTTAATTTTCCTCAGACAGAACTAACTGCTACAGGCAAGACCACATCGTTTTTTGCCATACTCACCTCCTTGACGCACCGAAACATTGTCTGCTAAACCGAAATATCGACAAGCCGAAACTCTTCCACATCTACCAGTCCCCGGTCAGTTAGTTTGAGTTCCGGGATCACCGACAAGGATAAAAATGACAACGCCATAAAGGAGGAAGGAATCATGACCCCCATCTCCGCAACTCGCTGATGGAGATCTTCAAGCTGCCGGGCCACCTCCTCCAGGGTTCCCAGAGCCATCAATCCGGCTATTGGCAGGGCCAAAACACCTAGAATTTTGCCCTGTGCCGCCAAAACCAGCCCGCCCTGATTACGGGCAATGGTATCGATTGCCAGCAGGATATCCTCGTCAGCAACACCCACGGCAATTATATTATGAGAATCGTG
It contains:
- a CDS encoding BMP family ABC transporter substrate-binding protein encodes the protein MVKSKTVKGKLVALVMLLILALVGTTVGCGAQPAATPTPPPAPAPAPAPAPADMKVGFVYVGSIGDAGWTFAQNQGRKYVESKLPWVETMYVESVPPGADFERVVREMIQKGATVIFGTSFGYMDFMVNLAAQYPNVKFMHATGFKTAPNMSAYFGRVEDARYLSGMVAGLKTKTNRLGYVAAHPIPEVILGLNAFTLGARAVNPKATVQVVWTNTWFDPAKEREAAITLLDAGADVIGQHQDSPSAQQAAQERGAFGTGNNSDMRHMAPKATLTGPVWNWGPFYVEILQSIRDGKWESTRHRWAMPDIVDLGPFNDALVPKDVQEKVLAKRQEIIDGKLFPFTGPIKDQTGAVRVPAGTRMTEEELLGMNWLIEGVVGSLPTR
- a CDS encoding BMP family ABC transporter substrate-binding protein, which gives rise to MVNSKLLNVRLIVLAIFLVVAIVVTIVVMQKPQPEPTPVAPAPAPAVTKVGFIYPGPLADFGWNFSHDQGRQYLESKLPWVETLKVERVPPGADLERVVREMVQQGVKVIFAPSFGYSALMPGIAAQHPNVIFMQGAGFGSGPNLGTYFGRIEDVRFLTGMVAGLKTRTNRLGFVAAHPFSEAIIGLNAFTLGARLVNPKVTVQVVWSGTWFDPAKEREAALSLIEAGADVIGQYQDSPASQQAAQDRGVFGVGDNSDLRSFAPNATLVGPVWNWGPFYVEMMENIRDGTWKPEQYRWPMPDIVDLSPFNEALVPKEIQDKVMAKRQEIIDGKFNIFAGPIKDQAGAIRVPAGTIMTVDEMRGMYWLVEGVIGSLPAR